The nucleotide window CAAAGTTTGCTTGGGCAATGGATGTCGATCCTGACTTCAGATTCTGATATTTAGAGATGGTGATCGTATGCCTGCCATACCCACCATCCTTGAGATTTTTTATTCTTatggaaaagaggaaaaaaccCCCAAAAATCGGAAAGATTGAGAATCGTCCTTGCCCTACTTTGTTCCATTATAGAACTTCACAATGTCTTTTCCTTCTTCAGCGGAATTATCTTGTTGTAAGTTAATCTAATCTAATGATTGACTGAGTTGCCTTCCCCCCTTCTAAACCTGtggggttttttcttttttttctttttctttttcctggaTGGAAACAAGTGTTCATTTGGACATTCAAATCGCTACTGATTGTTCAATTGTCTAAGATACCTTGACAAACAAATTGACAATTTAATATCATTATCTTCATTGTCTCCTCTTCTGTACCATACTATTGTTCTAGAGAAACCCCTTTTACTTCTTTGAACTTTTATTTTAGCAATATTAATTCTGATCTCTTAGCATTTGCGGAGTAGTTATAACAGTGTTGTTCCATTTCTTTCGCGATTACAGTGTACTACCTCCTGAAACTTGGATATGTGGTAAAGTAAATATGATCAGAAAAGACATTTGATGTTGAACTCTCTATTTTATAGGTGGTGAGTCAAAGAAGCCCCTATGTGTTAGGGTTTTAGCCGTTGTGAGTTAAGTTTGAACCTCTAATGTAAAGCTCTTTGATGGTTAATGCCTGTTCCACCACGTTCATTGACAAAAATCACTAATACAGTAATACCGATTTGGCATTTACTATGTATGAGTAATGCTACTTATTCCCACACTTTTGTGAAGGTGAACTCTTAATGCTTTCATTGTATGATCCCGCCCTTTATGTTTTATGTTTTACTGATTGCATAAGGATGTCGTTGTATGTTTAACCTCTGTAGACCTGTATATTTAGATCATTCATTTACTAGTATAATAATTACCAGAGAACGATTTGACCAAAAACCATTGAAATTTGAATAGACGCAAACTTCTTTAACCAAAGCATTCGACATGAGGCTGTCCAAATACCCAAGAGAATTCAAATTTTAAAGCCAGAATTTAATTTTATGTGTTGAAAACATGAAAAACTTTTCATGCGTGCATCATGCGTGCACCTAAGTATGGAGATTAGCTCCAATGAATTTAAGATTGCTCGAGTACCAATGCTTCCAACCGAACCTCCTTAAATACTAATCACTAACACTTTCTTTCAGTTGTGACCATTTGTATACTTCAGAAATggggagaaagagaaaaaacaaaTCATCAAGAGGTTCCAGGGAAAGAAAGACCAGATCAGAAATAGGAGTAGCAAGCCCAGATGCTGTAATTCCTCGTCGCAAGATCCGACATGTCATCAATTCTTGCAAGGAGGAAGGGATTGAAATTCCAGTCCCAACCAGAGCTAGAGACTTGCCAGAGATTGCTAAGAAGATCGATGCCAAGCTCAGTTACTGCCTCTCGGAACTTAATTTGCTGCCTGCTAGTATTTCATCGGTTGATGAGGCGGTTGCCACTTTCATGCAACTGGTGGCATTGTCCAAAGAATCTCTCATAAAAATTCTTGTGAGAGGAGAATTTGATGAGTATCCGGATGACAAGAGCATGCACGGCACTGCAAACCTGGCTGAGATGCTCAATCAGTTCAAGGATGAACGTGGCTGGCTGCATTCCAGCTTTTTCCTACGTGACCTCAAAAGTAACTTCCTACAGTCGGAGATCAACTACTGTATGTTTACTCAGCAGGTGGGAAAAGCCAGTGGTCTTGCAGAGAAACTTGCCGCGGATCTTACAGCAGATCTAGTTGCGGTGGAACATCACCATGATTCCTGGTTTCTGGATATGTTCTGGTATTACGTGATCATGCAAGTAACTCGTTCTGTGTTAATGACTTATCTATCGAGATATGTTCATTTTTGTATTCATGTTGTGTCACTTGTTTATAATCTAATGGACAAGATGATTCAGAGGTCGTATCAGTGGACGCATGAGAACTATTATACCGTGAATGTGAATGAGGAAAAAACGGATGAGTTTTTTTCCGAGTATACTAGACTTATGTCCAAATGCAATGTATTCATCCATGGAGTCCTTGATGATCCGGAAAAGCCCTCTACAATTATTGTAGACGGTATTGGGGAGATTGTGGTTGAAGGTCTTAGGAGTTACTCGCGTGATCTACTATCTGAAGCCATTAGCATCAGAATGCAATCAATTGCATTTCGGAAGATACATATAGAAACTTTTATTGAAGGTATGGCTTCTCATTTGCAGTCGAGTGTTGCAAACCTTCTGGACACATACATGGATTTGGAGATGTTCGATATGCAGATCTTGAAGAGGCCACATTTTGCTCATGTATTTGAGGATATGGTTGAGAACTATCCTTTGGCACGCAAGGGTCTTGAAAAGAGAATCAATATGCTCAAGAAAGCAAAGGAGATTTGTGAGGGGATCATGGATGCTTATGATGAGTGATAATGCTAGCTCTCTTTATAGCcagctttttttatttttctttccttcttttcctgTCATTTTGCTTATATGCATGCTATTCTGTCCTTTTCTTGGCCAGATTTATGTATGGTGTTTATGGTGTTTGGACTATAATTGTCTGTTTCGaactagttaattaattaattaagcagtgcttttttgtttttaaagatTGTTCTTATGACCTAATTAGATTCTTTTGATCGAAAAAGTGATTTGAAGGAAAACTAACAAACATAGTGTCTAGTTTTCTTTCAAATCACTTTTTCGATCAATAGAATGGTGGGCTCGATCAAGCTAAGATAAGGAGTACCACCCTCTAGTCAGATCATTACATTATTCCACAAAgcattttcaagccatataTGAAGGCCCAGATTCTTTCCAATACAATGACTGCCTTTGCTCTAGTGACGGTGTGAGCTGCATCAACAACGACATGACATTGCATCAATTTCTACTTCGATAAGAGACTGTCCTTCACGTAGGCAGAACTTCAATCCATAAAAAATAGCCCATGCTGCTGAATTAGGGAATGATCAAGCAGAGGGGAGAGATGATATGTTTCCATAAATTCATTCTGCTATTATTATTAATCTGTCAAAAAGATTTGCATCCAGAACCTTAGAACCCGCAACTGATTCCTAATAGAGCATCAACATTTGCCTTCACATTCAATTTACTTCTCtattaagagcaactccaacaggttctatataatttttgtattttaggAAAGCAAAGGTCAAAACTttaatctctttttcttctccaactccaacaaattctctattttacagcaatctttaAAATCTTCATAAtccttccttaaaattttagagattgctgtaaatttaaacaatttggttttctctttcctcactatttagggatagttatagggaacttgttggagcaaaagaggctatgtttctcttttcttttcttttttagaagGGAGGCTATGTTTCTCTAAAGTAGagtaaaatcaaaatatagggaaatgttttagggaatcagaaattgagagataatcgctgtgtattctcattgataataggggcctctttatatagaggattacaatgcatagaatctcattcatacaaggaaagtaattctacattgattaggattctagatccttctaattaaaacctattaccactaggtcaagtaacctagagtttggaccaaacacaaatagagatatccttaaacactcccccttgtgttgtccaaacgcggtgcttctctcgttgcctcgttaaaaaccttgccgagtaacaaaaacccagtgggacaaaaataacctcggtcgaaggggaaaaagagcacaacacacccttcacgattcgagacgaacatgcagacatctccctctgatgtctgcgcctccccctgatgactgcGTGATGTAGAACAAATGGcggtccaatttcaagaacaattggatcgtgctaaaggtggaaaccgaaaagtgactagtagacgtgaaatgggcctccggagtccgattgggacgcactttagcttttcggaaagggaatcgcgccagaaaccaAACTCGTAGATGTGCCACGACgtgtgacctttttcgggctttcggggtcgtttagggcctcaaaactgcatttttctattttacccatttttggttttcttagttaattttgggttgttttcgtttttatccatgggccttagggtttcgttgttagtcgccctagggtacttttctcttatttatgcagccgcaagcggctgcagaatgcatctttcatcttttatcaattaaattgagattattctattttatctctggtggactccagaatcttttgcttaggtttattgctggtaaacctagttatcaatccgactgcgtcactacgatcatgggagttcagataatttccgcaagccaattcttgccacatgtttctcgaacgtggatttgggcaatgacttagtaaacaagtctgtctcactgtcctcagatcaaacctaattcactttgatctcgaggagagcctgttgttactgattatgcttggttttgtcgcttttgatgtagccttgcctcatttgttcaaaacaagcagcgttatcctaaatgctcgtaggctcatctgtggtagacttcaaaccacaattgcttcaaacatgcataattatggatccaatccatatacattcacgaaccactttgtgaagagcaatgatctctgcattgttcgaagatatagcgacggtctattctgtagacctccaagatatcatggtcttttcctatggtgaacacttaaccagtttgggagtgacctttgtgtgggtcagagagatacccaacatcagcaaaaccttccaaaacacatgtcgttttaggatggggatagtggacgcaggccagtgttggcggcgtacctggtgtgtgatgggtccgaatccatcatctctttgtatgGATAAAAcatgcccatatcaatcgtacatctcaaatatcgaaagata belongs to Rosa chinensis cultivar Old Blush chromosome 4, RchiOBHm-V2, whole genome shotgun sequence and includes:
- the LOC112199414 gene encoding dynamin-related protein 4C; protein product: MGRKRKNKSSRGSRERKTRSEIGVASPDAVIPRRKIRHVINSCKEEGIEIPVPTRARDLPEIAKKIDAKLSYCLSELNLLPASISSVDEAVATFMQLVALSKESLIKILVRGEFDEYPDDKSMHGTANLAEMLNQFKDERGWLHSSFFLRDLKSNFLQSEINYCMFTQQVGKASGLAEKLAADLTADLVAVEHHHDSWFLDMFWYYVIMQVTRSVLMTYLSRYVHFCIHVVSLVYNLMDKMIQRSYQWTHENYYTVNVNEEKTDEFFSEYTRLMSKCNVFIHGVLDDPEKPSTIIVDGIGEIVVEGLRSYSRDLLSEAISIRMQSIAFRKIHIETFIEGMASHLQSSVANLLDTYMDLEMFDMQILKRPHFAHVFEDMVENYPLARKGLEKRINMLKKAKEICEGIMDAYDE